One part of the Solanum dulcamara chromosome 3, daSolDulc1.2, whole genome shotgun sequence genome encodes these proteins:
- the LOC129881711 gene encoding premnaspirodiene oxygenase-like, translating to MELAILLCALFLVLPLLVTKWYKEGNSKRKLPPGPWKLPFIGNLHHLVDWQSSELLPHRTLAKLASKHGPLMHMKLGERSAIVVSSPEMVREVMRKHDLNFSNRPVLLVGKEMFYDHADMGFCNYGDFWRQMRKICIQELLSHKNIQSFYPNMLNEMTNLVSSIKNSASEGSPINMTETLSLYTNSVICKASVGRVCKNQGSLIEIMRTVSGSAGVFDLADLFPSMKMIHFISGLKYKLRKMHDEVDVLLEEIINEHEFQNSETTTEEDIVDVLLRLQKSQEFSIPITRDNIKALIIDLFSGGSITSASTIEWAFSELMKNPEIMKKAQDEVREVFKGKENGIDQTDIHKLKYLKMVVKETVRFHPLAPLLAPRESREECEINGYVIPKGTMALVNFWAISRDPNYWQNPETFDPERFNESHLDFTGAHFEFTPFGTGRRICPGLSFSMATVELSIALLLYHFDWKLPNGMKPHELDMTETFGNALERKNNLFLIPSPYVHA from the exons ATGGAGCTAGCTATTCTTCTTTGTGCTCTATTTCTTGTTTTGCCCTTACTTGTCACTAAATGGTACAAAGAGGGTAATAGTAAGAGAAAATTACCTCCAGGCCCTTGGAAACTCCCATTCATTGGAAACTTACATCATCTTGTTGATTGGCAATCATCTGAGTTACTACCCCATCGTACTCTTGCTAAATTAGCCTCAAAACATGGACCCTTAATGCACATGAAACTCGGTGAACGTTCAGCCATTGTTGTGTCCTCTCCTGAAATGGTTCGTGAAGTGATGAGGAAACATGATCTCAACTTCTCTAACCGACCAGTGCTTTTGGTTGGAAAGGAAATGTTCTATGACCATGCTGACATGGGATTTTGTAACTACGGTGATTTCTGGAGACAAATGCGTAAAATTTGTATTCAGGAACTCCTTAGTCATAAAAATATTCAGTCATTTTATCCCAACATGCTCAATGAGATGACTAATCTTGTTAGCTCAATTAAAAATTCTGCTTCTGAGGGAAGTCCAATCAACATGACGGAAACGTTGTCTTTGTACACTAATTCGGTCATATGCAAAGCAAGTGTAGGCAGAGTTTGTAAAAATCAGGGGTCTTTGATTGAAATCATGAGAACAGTGTCTGGTTCAGCTGGAGTGTTTGATCTCGCGGATCTTTTTCCATCGATGAAAATGATTCATTTCATCAGTGGATTAAAATACAAATTGCGTAAAATGCATGACGAGGTTGATGTTCTTTTAGAAGAAATTATTAATGAACATGAATTCCAGAATAGTGAGACGACCACAGAAGAAGATATAGTTGATGTTCTCTTAAGGCTGCAAAAGAGCCAAGAGTTTTCAATTCCTATTACAAGGGATAATATCAAGGCACTAATCATT GACTTGTTTTCAGGAGGATCTATAACTTCAGCATCAACAATTGAATGGGCATTTTCAGAATTAATGAAAAATCCCGAAATAATGAAGAAAGCACAGGATGAAGTTAGAGAAGTAttcaaaggaaaggaaaatggAATCGACCAAACCGATATTCACAAACTCAAATACCTAAAAATGGTAGTTAAGGAGACTGTAAGGTTTCACCCCTTAGCTCCATTATTAGCTCCAAGAGAATCCAGGGAAGAGTGTGAGATTAATGGCTATGTTATACCCAAAGGCACAATGGCACTAGTCAATTTTTGGGCAATTTCAAGGGATCCAAACTATTGGCAAAATCCTGAAACATTTGATCCTGAGAGATTTAATGAAAGTCATCTTGATTTTACTGGAGCGCATTTTGAATTTACGCCTTTTGGCACAGGAAGGAGAATTTGTCCAGGGTTATCATTTTCAATGGCTACTGTTGAGCTTAGTATAGCACTATTACTATACCATTTTGATTGGAAGCTTCCAAATGGAATGAAACCTCATGAGCTGGACATGACTGAGACATTTGGCAATGCTCTTGAGAGGAAAAACAACTTGTTCTTGATTCCTTCGCCCTATGTTCATGCCTAA